From a single Brassica oleracea var. oleracea cultivar TO1000 chromosome C5, BOL, whole genome shotgun sequence genomic region:
- the LOC106295026 gene encoding probable RNA helicase SDE3 produces the protein MSVSGYKSDDEYSVIADKGEIGFIDYQNDGVYNPLDEGPVVISAPFPFRNEKPQSITVGETSHDSFTIKNTTDEAVDLWTKIYASNPEDSFTLSVLKPPSKDSDAKEIQSFYETFTLEDRMLEPGDALTVWVSCKPKDIGLHTTVISVDWGCDNVERVVFLLAEDKISSSLATNRPYSRNRRAPRKDFAVDSYVTGSRPSKAVAQRPYKNRLPRYEIPKETREMLEKKEVPDFLNEGLTVRNYAKYYKMLLIMEELQLEEDMRAYDMENVSMRRRGLYLSLEVPGLAEKRPSLVHGDFIFVRHAYDDVTAQAYQGFVHRVEADEVHLKFASEFHLRHTSGSVYNVRFTYNRINTRRLYQAADAAEGLDPNFLFPSLKSGKRMIKTKPVVPISPALNAEQLCSVEMILGCEGAPPYVIHGPPGTGKTMTVVEAIVQLYTTQKNARILVCAPSNSAADHILEKLLCLEGVRIKDIEIFRLNAATRSYEEIKPEIIRFCFFDELVFKCPPLQALNHYKLIVSTYMSASLLNAEGVKRGHFTHIFLDEAGQASEPENMIALSNLCLSETVVVLAGDPRQLGPVIYSRDAESLGLGKSYLERLFECDYYCEGDENYVTKLVKNYRCHPEILDLPSELFYDGELVASKEDTDSVLATLKFLPNKEFPMVFYGIQGCDEREGNNPSWFNRIEISKVIETIKRLTANDCVAEEDIGVITPYRQQVTKIKEVLDRLEMTEVKVGSVEQFQGQEKQVIIISTVRSTIKHNEFDRAYCLGFLSNPRRFNVAITRAISLLVIIGNPHIICKDMNWNKLLWRCVDNNAYQGCGLPEREEFEEEAFIQEESSNAPPLYSVEEAWNMSGEVNNDGTKEKNEWSDGWNDNGAGTKENNDWSDEWNNNGAGNKEKEECSDGWNNNCGTKEIEECSDVWNNNGGTKEKEECSDGNDGGGSKEKEEWSDGCNNNGSGTKNADEWSDGWNENGGGTKNTDEWSDGWK, from the exons ATGAGTGTGAGTGGATACAAGTCAGATGACGAGTACTCCGTAATCGCAGACAAGGGAGAGATCGGATTCATAGACTACCAAAACGACGGCGTATACAATCCGTTAGACGAAGGCCCCGTCGTGATCTCTGCCCCTTTCCCTTTCAGAAACGAGAAGCCTCAGTCAATAACCGTCGGAGAGACTTCTCACGACTCCTTCACAATCAAGAACACCACCGACGAGGCCGTGGATCTCTGGACCAAGATCTACGCCTCCAACCCCGAGGACTCCTTCACCCTCTCCGTCCTCAAACCGCCTTCCAAAGACTCTGACGCCAAGGAGATACAGAGCTTCTACGAGACCTTCACCCTCGAAGACAGGATGCTCGAGCCTGGCGACGCGCTGACTGTGTGGGTGTCGTGCAAGCCCAAGGATATCGGTTTGCACACGACTGTGATTAGCGTTGATTGGGGATGTGACAACGTCGAGCGTGTTGTTTTCCTTTTGGCTGAGGATAAGATCTCGAGCTCGCTGGCGACTAACAGGCCTTACTCGAGGAATAGGAGGGCTCCGAGGAAGGATTTCGCTGTGGATAGCTACGTGACGGGGTCTAGGCCTTCGAAGGCGGTGGCGCAGCGTCCTTATAAGAATAGGCTCCCTCGGTATGAGATTCCCAAGGAGACTAGAGAGATGCTTGAGAAGAAGGAGGTTCCTGATTTTTTGAACGAAGGTCTGACGGTTAGAAACTATGCTAAATATTACAAAATGTTGCTTATTATGGAAGAACTACAACTCGAG GAAGACATGCGAGCTTATGATATGGAGAATGTTTCGATGAGGAGAAGGGGTCTGTATTTGTCTCTCGAAGTCCCTGGCCTTGCTGAGAAAAGACCTTCCCTTGTCCATGGAGACTTTATCTTTGTAAGACATGCCTATGATGATGTAACTGCTCAAGCTTATCAG GGCTTTGTACACCGCGTGGAGGCGGATGAAGTGCATTTGAAGTTTGCTTCCGAGTTCCACCTTCGCCACACATCTGGGAGTGTCTATAATGTGAGGTTTACTTACAATCGGATCAACACTAGAAGATTGTATCAGGCTGCTGATGCGGCAGAAGGTTTGGATCCAAACTTCCTTTTCCCGTCCTTGAAATCCGGGAAAAGGATGATAAAGACGAAACCCGTCGTGCCCATTTCGCCAGCTCTTAACGCAGAGCAGCTTTGTTCCGTTGAAATGATTCTTGGATGCGAAGGAGCGCCGCCGTATGTGATCCATGGACCTCCCGGTACTGGGAAAACCATGACAGTGGTGGAGGCGATAGTTCAACTCTATACAACTCAGAAAAATGCTCGGATTCTCGTCTGTGCTCCTTCCAATAGCGCGGCTGATCACATTTTAGAGAAGCTGCTTTGTCTGGAGGGAGTTCGCATCAAGGACATTGAGATTTTCAGGCTGAATGCAGCTACTCGTTCCTACGAAGAAATCAAACCTGAGATTATCCGGTTTTGCTTCTTTGATGAGCTTGTTTTCAAGTGCCCTCCTCTCCAAGCTTTGAATCATTACAAACTCATTGTTTCAACATATATGAGTGCATCCCTTCTTAACGCAGAAGGTGTGAAGCGTGGTCACTTCACCCATATTTTCTTAGACGAGGCTGGTCAAGCGTCAGAGCCAGAAAACATGATTGCTCTCTCAAATCTCTGCTTGTCAGAAACTGTGGTTGTCCTTGCTGGAGATCCAAGGCAGTTGGGGCCGGTTATATACTCGAGAGATGCGGAGTCACTCGGCTTGGGGAAATCGTACTTGGAAAGATTGTTTGAGTGCGATTATTACTGCGAAGGGGATGAGAACTATGTGACAAAGCTAGTCAAGAACTACAGATGCCACCCAGAGATTCTTGATCTCCCATCAGAGCTGTTCTATGATGGAGAACTCGTAGCGTCCAAAGAAGACACAGACTCTGTTCTTGCGACATTAAAATTCCTTCCGAACAAAGAGTTCCCAATGGTTTTCTATGGGATCCAAGGATGCGATGAGAGGGAAGGCAACAATCCGTCATGGTTCAACCGTATAGAGATCAGTAAAGTTATAGAGACGATCAAGAGATTGACAGCGAACGACTGTGTGGCAGAAGAGGATATCGGAGTTATAACTCCTTACAGGCAGCAAGTGACGAAGATCAAGGAGGTTCTCGATAGGTTGGAGATGACTGAAGTCAAAGTCGGTAGCGTCGAGCAATTCCAAGGGCAAGAGAAACAAGTTATCATTATCTCAACTGTAAGATCTACAATCAAACACAACGAGTTTGATAGAGCTTATTGTCTGGGCTTCTTGAGCAATCCAAGGAGGTTTAATGTCGCAATCACCCGTGCAATATCTCTGCTTGTGATCATCGGAAACCCACATATCATTTGCAAG GACATGAATTGGAACAAGCTTTTGTGGCGATGTGTGGATAACAATGCTTACCAAGGGTGCGGTTTACCAGAGCGGGAAGAGTTTGAGGAGGAAGCATTCATTCAAGAAGAAAGCAGCAATGCTCCTCCTCTATACTCTGTAGAAGAAGCGTGGAACATGAGCGGCGAGGTCAACAACGACGGCACAAAGGAGAAAAATGAATGGTCTGATGGATGGAACGACAATGGTGCTGGGACGAAGGAAAATAACGATTGGTCTGATGAGTGGAACAACAATGGTGCTGGGAATAAAGAAAAAGAAGAATGCTCTGATGGTTGGAACAACAACTGTGGCACAAAGGAGATAGAAGAATGCTCTGATGTTTGGAACAACAATGGTGGCACAAAGGAAAAAGAAGAATGCTCTGATGGTAACGATGGTGGTGGGAGTAAGGAAAAAGAAGAATGGTCTGATGGCTGTAACAACAATGGTAGTGGGACTAAGAATGCAGACGAATGGTCTGATGGTTGGAACGAAAATGGTGGTGGGACTAAGAATACAGACGAGTGGTCTGATGGGTGGAAGTAA